GTCTTCATAAATGAGATATATGAtgtccaaccaaaaaaaaaaaaagagatatgatGTTACTTCTCTCATAAATATCCTAACTACATATGGAAGATATGATCATTTAATTTATTACCAATTGTTTTGTAGACAACTTTTCCGAATTGGTTTAAAATAATGAAGCGAAAATTAGCTCTCCTTTTCCATCCAGAATATATGCTTGATGAATAAGGATTCTCAACGGCCAAATACAGCCACAAGCGATTATCATATTTGCTATATCTGGGATAAACTTCAACATACCtgagaagattaaaaaaaaaaaaaaaaaagcaaagagtaGGGGACCCTTTTCAGTGCTAAATGATCAAATAGAAATTTCTGTATAACCTAAACATTGATTCTACTCGCTTACCATTCGCATTGACCGCTTAAGAACGTAGGAGACCTAATCGAAGCTTTCCTATGGGAGAAGTTATCTATCATAAACGTGTAACTCGTTTATAACTGTTCACCCAAATCTGTTTAAACGCTTTAATTTTTAGTCTCTTGGATTTTCTTTGAGGAACAAATTCACAAACATAATTCTCATAAACTTGTAACTTGTTTGGTACGTGCTCTCAGAgaataaaaagcaaacaaaagaagTCAGGAGAAACTATGGAATACCTGAGACACTCATCTCATTCCCCATATCTTATGAAAACGCTTTCTTAATTAGGCTTCGTTTGTCAAGCAAAAGACAAAATTCTTGCAGTGAAATTTTGTAACAAGAATTCTGTGAGCTGTACTCAGCGAAAACCCTATTTATATACACCGGTAATTATGGGCCTAAACGTACAATATTTCACATAATAAAAATGTTGGATAAAATAGGGAGAATTAATTAGTGAAACTTTTGTACGTAAttcagtatatttttatattaggATAATTACATGTATTATTTGGGATAAGTTTATATCATTTATGAGATAAGGTCTAGCTAGTGTATACCTATTTTCTGTTGGGTTTGGGTTTGTCTCTTATTATGTAAAACGTTGCGAACTTTTCTTGATAGAGGCAAGATTTATTTccatattagttttaaaattaaaagagactTAGCGTCGTAATatgtaaaagtatatatatgtcaatcTACCTTTTTAcaaattggtttttagttataaatgaTGTACATGAGCTAGTATAATTTGTTAGCGtaagtaaaatatattgtcGATCCTATAGTTCTTAGAATCAGATACATAAAGTTAGAGAAGACGTAGCGCAGTAGATAAAAGACATGACCAACCCTCAcgattatataaatttatgtttagctgtaaaaaaaagagattgtgtatatttacaaatcaaaacataaatataatgtagtttaaaagtttaaaccatGTAGTGAAAGACTATTGTTGTGAATGGATCGGATGTCCATCTTGAACAAACATCTCAGATGTGACCgcttgaagaagatgatacatATGCATGTTTGAAGGAAAAGTGATGATGACTAAACAAATGTTGAGACAACGAACAAAGGCAATGCCAAATCCCAGAGATATTTTTGTGGattaaatttgataattacGACTTCCAACAATGTCGTCAAATGACAAAATTTTAGTAACTTTGgtctttttctccttgttcaGTTCAAACTTTAGATCCGACAAAGTCAGCTCCAGATTCTTGATGCGTGCCTCAAGTTCTTCCACACGATAACTATTAGCAGTTGCATTCTTCCTCTCCAAGGAAACCTCGTCCAGCTTTGCCTCTAACCAATCCAGCTTGAAACCTGCTTCAGTTAACTCGCTCAACTTATCACGAGCGTTACTTAGCTCAGTCTCAGAGAAGCTCAGTGGAGGCTTGCACAGTGTCTCGATGACGCTCAGAAGAAGATTCATGTACGCTGTCTTCACTACTTTGTCCTTTGGTCTGAAATATTCTGCAAAGTCCATGTGATTTACGAAAATCTTGCTCACTGATGCCAACTGCCAACAAGAAaagtaacatataaatcaaaatcatatttaacAACAAGATTCCGCAAGCTCATAAACATACATACCTGAGTATAAAGAATCGGAAAACCATTAAAATCTAACATCTCCTTCCCAGTTAACTCTTCTTCATAAACAACTTCAACTACTTTTATTTCGACTTGAATGATCAATTTGTCCTGACCCCAGCCTGAGAACTGACTCAAGGAAAAGCttggattcttcttctcaaaaaatCCTTCTTCTTGAAGCTTGTTAACATGCAGTACTTTGGGATAACCCCAGCCTGGGACCACAGCACAGAACAAGTCGCATGCTTCTGTAAGACAAAAACAGATATAGATTTCTCAACCTTTCTTCTTTGGTGGTTGAAGATATAAGTTAATCTTGtgcacacaaacaaaaaaagaaagaaaaagaagataagttAATAACCAGTTGTTCTTTTGAGCTCTCTGAGCGATTGATTCAGCACAGTGAATGAATAATTAGCTCTTATTTTCCATCCAGTTCGTAATGATTCATGATTTGCAACGTGGAGATACACAGACAAGTAGTCTTCAATAGGGCATCCCTTTGGGTGAACTGTAACGAACCTGATAAAGAAATATACGAAGTTATTGTTGAATCTAGTAAACTAAAAGAAGTGATTTTTTATCGTTTTTACCATTCGCATCCGCCGCTTAAGAATATAGGAGACGATATTGCAGCTTTCTTCTCTGAGAAGCTATCTATTTCAAACCTGAAACTTGTCTTCTCATAATTCTCCATATCTCTTCACAAACGAGGTTACTTATCACTTTAAGACTAACTCTCTcgcaaaattttgtttttgatatctTAACACGTGACATGAACCCTtctcctctatttatagaagaaacGAGAACAAAACCACACTTAATTAATAAAACctgaaaattaaattgaaaaaaaaatatcaaaatttaagcAATAATTGACCAAATCTAATTACATCCCTCTTCAATAATGTAACTAGAGTTCTGTAgcaatttaattaattatatttgtttattaaataaattaatagtatatgataaaaaattttaatgccAGACTACGTAGGGCTGCAATTTTTGCCTTTGAAAAATCCCATGTTGGTATCTTCCTGTACAAGTCAAAAACCCTTTTTTTAGGGCTTGgttgagaaacagaggaagttcTCTGTTTTGCTACAGaggagaataaaaaaatacacaaattcaCAACGTTTAGAGAAACAAAGGGACCGGgaaattaaaacttaataaCTGAACATGCTTTTTTCCATATGACACCTTTTGTTGCAAGGAAACTCTGTTTTGGTTTCGTAATGAAACGACCAACATAGTAATGCCAAATTCCAAAGATATTTATGATTACTAATTAGAGCTTAAATGTTTATATTGAAagaaataagatatatatgaaagattgtttcttttgttattcaatcctTAAGTTTGGCATTACAATGAGACTTCCCTTTTATAGAGATTACAAGAGTTTAACCTAATGTCTAGAACTATCTATGAAGTGACTAGCTGGCATATTGATTGTGACATGACTTGATCATTGTCGCATGGTTCGAGTGGTGTGAACCTGTTCTTTGTCGTCACTTCCGTACATGCTCCAAGTTGCTGTGCTGACGTTCTGTTCTTGTCCTGTGTTGCAGGTGTATATAGCCGTTGCACAGACCTGGGCTTGGACTCTTGTTTGCAAGCTTCTGCTTTGGTGTTGGGCTTCATCGTCTTGGGGCCTTTTGACAAAACAGTGTCGTTTTGTGCTTTGGTCTTTACATATATCAGTAATTTGTAATGTGTTTTTCATATCTGTGTGATGAGTAGTTTAGCACTTTTTAGCACTATGCAACAAAGGCGTTGCAAAATTAGCATTTTTAAAGTGGTTTCTACAAAATACAATGCTCTTGTTACTTCTGTTGAGCTGAGATCTTGTTCTCCTATATTTACTTCATTCATATAAACATACAGGGTATTCTGCAGCTGCAGCTCGGTTCTCTGTTTTATCataattataacatttttcttttattattcgGATTCTTGAGAttgagatttaagaaaaaaacatactcAAAGACTTCTGACGCAAGGCTTAGGAAAACACATTAACAAATGAACTTAAATATATTCTGAAGAACAACTTAAAAAGGAGAATGTGAAGAAGGAAGCGATGAACAATAATATTGTCTTCCagcctgttttctcttttcttaatcCGATCTTTTCCGTCGAATCAGATTACTCTTAGTTGTCGTAAAGGAAACATAAAATCGTTGTTCAACGAGAGAAAATTAGGTTCAGTATGAGACTTGGCTTTCTCCTTGTCAAGTTCAAGTTCAATATTCGACATCATCGACTCCAGATTCTTAACCTTTTCCTCGAGTTCTTGGACCCGAGCCGCATCAGCATCAagttttttcttcctctccgAGGAAACCTCATCAAGATTTGACTTCAACCAGTCTACCTTAAAGCCCACTCCCATTAGATCAATTAACTTGCTGTAAGCCTTAACTAGTTCAGTCTCTGTGAAGCTGTCGGGAGGCTGGTTTACTGTCTTGATTAGGCCGAGGAGATTCTTCATGTATGCTGTCCTCACCGCTTTGGCTTTTGGTTTGATATCTACCGCAAATTTTGGGTACTTTGCGAAAATCTGGCTCACTGAAGTAACctgccaacaacaacaacaaaaatatgtaatttatgtCAACCAAATCCAAACTTAGGCTGCATCTACTAAAATACCTGGGGGATTCTTAACTTACTTGAGAAGAAAGAACATTGAAACCTCTGAAATCGACCATCTCCTTCCTAGTTTCATCTCCTTGATGAACAACTTCACTAACTCTAGTGTATACTTCAATGATTAGTGTGTTGTTCTCCAACAACTCTTTATCCTGTAACTTGTTAAGAGGTAATGCTGCTCGAAAACCCCAGCCAAGTATCTCAGAGTCAAAAAAGCCACATCGTTCTGTAAAACAATCGAAAGATAAATTAAttcttaagttttgttttttcctctatatCATTGAGCTATATTTATATAGGTCCTGCTTCTTAACAATTCAGACTTGGAAAATAAGTTATCTTACCTGATGTTCTATGGACCTCTTTGCCTGATTGATTCAACATAATGAAGTTCAAACTGGCTCGCCTTTTCCATCCAGGTTGCAATGATTTAGGGTTCGCAACGCACAAATACAAAGACAAGTAATCTTCAAAGCCATCACCCTTGGGACGAACTAGAACATAcctgagagaaagaaaaaaaccctgaTTAAACCCTACTTAGGGATACGTACAAGTTTAATTAGTTGTAGAATGTAGACAATTGGGTTTAAGAAAGCTAATGAGTTAGTTCTTCTTGGTTTTACCATTCGCAGCCTCCGTTTGAGAACACAGTAGACTCTATTGGAAATTTCCTTACGGAGAAGTTGTCTATCTCCCATGTAAAAGTCTTCTGCAACTCTGTCTTATTCATCTCAAAGAGCTTTCTTATTTTTAAGGTTTGGTTCTTCCGATCCAGCTGTGAGGGAATAGAGAGTAGAgacttgtttgattcttgatatAGGACGGACATTCATACGTCAATCacgtttttatatatatcagaagccaaagaaaaaaacacttttgtaaTTCCAATTTCCTATTTTGAAAAGGGAattaaacaaaatctaaaaggGTGTATTCAAcctaaaattttcaataatctaatttttaatgattttttaatatgattttaaataagtTATTATGATTTAATTGTAAAAGGTATCTAAATCCCATTTAAAATCATgagatttagaatttttaaatctctaaaatttattagaagttctatggttttttttcccaataacagtgaatatttttaagtatttatttaAATCACTTCAATAATATCAGATTTTTGAatactttttaaagtttatatgttttttataaaaataacaaataagtcCAAATATGTCAAGAGGCCAATGCAGAATGTGGCAAAACCCCAATCAATGTCTAAACAGAGTAATGTATGTttatactaaattttatttattttctatgaaAAGCAAAACATAGAATGTAACTATATCAAAGAACATAGTAATATCTTTCAgtttattcttttataaacaTTTGTCTTCCGCTGAATTCCTAGACAGTtagtatttgaaaataaatcatcatcatcatcttcccaCGACAAAACATTAGTACCAGGAGTCCCTCTCTTCTGATCAAATTCAACTTTAAGATCAGACAAAGTCTCTTCCAATGACAAAACTTTAGCAGCAGTACTACTAGATTTGGCTTTCTCCTTGTCCAGTTCAACTTTGAGATCAGAATAAGTCTCCTTCAACAGAAAAAATTTATCAGTAGCAGTAGCAGTTTTTGCCTTCTCCTTAACCAGTTCAATTTTGAGATCAGACAATGTATCCTGCAGTAACAAAACTGTAGCAGCATCACTAGTAGATTTGGCCTTCTCCATGTCCAGTTCAGCTTTGAGATCTAACACAATTAGCTCAAGATTCTTGACGTGTTCCTCAAGATGTTGAATCCTACACCCATCAGCATTAGCTTTCTTCCACTCCACGGAAAGCTCCTCAAGTTTTGTCTTCAACCACTCCACCTTGAAACCTACTTCCGTCAGCTCGGTCAATTCGCTATGAACATTGGTAAGCTCAGTCTCTGAGATACTCTGTGGCGGCTTTCCTATTGTCTCAATGACCCTAAGAAGGACATTCATGTATTCTGTCTTTACTACTTGGTTCTTTGATCTGATATCTACTGCTATATCTGGATGCTCATCGAAAACTTGCCTCACTGAAGTAACCTGCCAAAACTTAAAGTTTGAATCTTGTGTGGTTTTGATTAATCAGAAAGATCAAAAACGCAACTCACCTGAGAAGAAAGAACCTGAAAACCATTGACATCAACAGTGTCCTTCTCAGACTTATCTGGATACGctaagcagctttgtaagagcTTATTAGTGAATGAAGCTGGAAACATATGATATCCTTCAATAACTTCAACAACTTTAATATAGATTTCAATCTTGAATCTGTCATTGTCCAAAAAGATTTTGTCCGCAAGCTTTCTTCGAGGCAACGTCTGTGGAAAATCCCAGCTTAGTGAGTCAGCGCAAAACCATTGATCACCTATTTCtgtttaaaatacaaaaaaaaaaacaaaagggtaAATTTTAAggcttcttcatctccaatCAGCTTGATATGATGTATATTGTCTTAAAAACAgacacaaagagagaagataagTTAAACTACCAGGTGTTTTATGGAGTTCTCTGCCTGATTGATTCagcaaaacaaagtaaaaattagCTTTCCTTTTCCAGTTAATTCCAAGTGATTTAGGATCATCAGGGGACAGGAACAGAGACAAGTAATTATCATCACCACTGCCCTTGGGATAAACTTTTATAATCCtatataagaaaagaacaaaaagattcaAGATTAAACTGAAGTGCTTAATTAGCGAGTTTTTACGAAAAACATTATTGGTGAATACAGAGAATGAAATTGAGAAATCTCTTTACCAATCGCAACCACCGCTTGGGAACGGAGGAGAGTTTATTGGAGAGCTCTTTTGGGAGAAATTGGTTACCGTCAAAGTTAAAGCCTTGCGGAACTGCGTCCCCATCTgttgatttttagggttttggtattTCTTCGAGGGAGGAGGAAACGCTTTTGAGATATATTTGTTTGATCCTTGAATCGTAAGGCGAAGATATCTAAACACATATGAATATAAATCTGATTAGTGTGACAAATGGAGACCTTAATAAGATAAACAAAGATAATCCTTATTATCTAGCTACTAAaaaggtaattaaaaaaaaaactttaatctaACTATATTTGCAGTCCATGCCATTACAAAATCGTTAAATATTCTTCTATTTTATTGGATGATagataattttgtaatattgaCAATATCTtatttggatataaaaaaatctgatgTACATATTGCCATTGATACACTTAAATTTTTTACgattttaattaagtaattaataatacaaaaaaacttCAACGTAATTCATGGTGGAAAGTTATGTTTGTAACTCACATATCCTTCATTAtggatacaaaacaaaaaaatgcaaaaacacaaaatatatcaCTCATAGATATATTCGCAACAAACTAATCTGAAATCCTGATTGACCTAACTAAACAAAATTCGGAGACAAGTGATCATAAGCAATTACTCCCTTGGGATAATTAAACCATAACAAACCGAAAAGAGAATAGCAGCTTAAGGAAAAATAATACACGTGTGTAAAGAACTAGTTACATGTTGAATCTAGACGGATGAGTTGGTATGGTACGGGAACTTCTTTCTTTGAAAGATTATCTCAAGAATTGGTATGTTGGTTGGAATCGGATCAGAACACTTAAACCCAAAACATGAtcgaaccaaaaattaaacGTCAAAAAGTGAGAGATCAGCCAAAACTGGCAAGAGagataaaacagagaatgaaacCATCAAACATAACTAGGTCTTTGACTAAAGAGAGAATGAATTAACTAGAACTCttaaagcaaaagtaaaacgAAACAAAGGAAACGATAGTAGTCTGATCAAGCAAACTCGTTGACTaacaaaaaatcatcatcacaaaatTTGGCCTTTTCCTTGTCCAGTTCACTTTTGAGATCCAACACCATCAGCTCAAGGTTCTTGAAGCATTCCTCAAGTTGTTGGACCCGAGACCTATAAGCGTCATCTGATTTCTTTCTCGCCaaataaacatgatcaagcTTTGACTTCAAGTCCACTTTATAGTTCAATCCCATCAGCTCAAGATTCTTGATGCGTTCGTCGAGTTGTGTGACTACTGACTCATTAGCATCATCTGATTTTTTCCTTTCCAATGAAAGCTCATCAAGCTTTGACTTCAAGTCCTGTTTGAAGTCTAATTGCATCATCTCAAGATTCTTGACACGTTCCGCAAGTTGTTTGACTACTGACCCATTAGCATCatctgtttttttcctttccaagGTAACCTCCTCAAGCTTTGTATTCAAACCTTCCAGCTTAACATCTAATTCCATAAGCTCAAGATTCTTGACACGTTCCTCGGTTTGTATGACCCGAGACTTATTAGCATAATATGATTCCTTTCTCTCTGAGGAAAGCTCCTGAAGATTTGACTTCAAACAGTCCAGCTTAGAGTCTATTCCCATCAGCTCAAAATTCTTAACACGTTCCTCAAGTTGTTGAACCCGAGACCTGTCAGCATCTTCTGCTTTTCTCCTCTCCAAGGAAACCTCCTCAAGCTTTGTCTGCAAATAGTCCAGCTTAAACTTCAATTCCATCAGCTCAGGATTCTTGACACGCTCCTCAACTTGTTGGACATGAGACCCATCAGCGTctgctttctctcttttcaaaGAAAGCTTATCAAGCTTTGTCTTTAACCAATCCAGCTTAAATCCGGCTTCTGTTAGCTTGGTCAAATCACTATAAGCGTTTATTAGCTCAGCCACCGAGAGACTCTGTGGAGGCTTGCTTAGTCTCTCCATGAGGCCTAGGAGGACATTCATGTATGCCGTTCTCACCAATTGGCTCTTGGGTTTGAAATCTACTGCCATGTCTGGGTGCTCTGCAAACATCCAACTCACTGAGCTAACCTATACCAACGACAAAAATGTAATTAAGTTAAGCATGTTGTATACATGAGCGCCAATCatccaagatatatatatatatatatatattggaaactCCTTAGTCCTTACTTGAGTATAAGGAACCTGGAAACCATTGATATCTAACATCTCTGTCCCACTTGCGTTTCCTTTATGAACAACTTCAACTACTTGTAGCTCCACTTTAATGATCAGTTTATCATTCTCtaaaaactcttcttctttaagcTTGCTAACAGGCAATACTTTGGGATAACCCCAAGCAGGGACCTCATTACAGAACAAGTCGCATGCTTCTAAAATacattaataaacaaacaaatatatatcaacTTATTATTTTCCAGCaacaatatacata
The sequence above is drawn from the Camelina sativa cultivar DH55 chromosome 4, Cs, whole genome shotgun sequence genome and encodes:
- the LOC104784363 gene encoding MATH domain and coiled-coil domain-containing protein At2g42470-like yields the protein MENYEKTSFRFEIDSFSEKKAAISSPIFLSGGCEWFVTVHPKGCPIEDYLSVYLHVANHESLRTGWKIRANYSFTVLNQSLRELKRTTEACDLFCAVVPGWGYPKVLHVNKLQEEGFFEKKNPSFSLSQFSGWGQDKLIIQVEIKVVEVVYEEELTGKEMLDFNGFPILYTQLASVSKIFVNHMDFAEYFRPKDKVVKTAYMNLLLSVIETLCKPPLSFSETELSNARDKLSELTEAGFKLDWLEAKLDEVSLERKNATANSYRVEELEARIKNLELTLSDLKFELNKEKKTKVTKILSFDDIVGSRNYQI
- the LOC104782757 gene encoding MATH domain and coiled-coil domain-containing protein At2g42460-like, encoding MNKTELQKTFTWEIDNFSVRKFPIESTVFSNGGCEWYVLVRPKGDGFEDYLSLYLCVANPKSLQPGWKRRASLNFIMLNQSGKEVHRTSERCGFFDSEILGWGFRAALPLNKLQDKELLENNTLIIEVYTRVSEVVHQGDETRKEMVDFRGFNVLSSQVTSVSQIFAKYPKFAVDIKPKAKAVRTAYMKNLLGLIKTVNQPPDSFTETELVKAYSKLIDLMGVGFKVDWLKSNLDEVSSERKKKLDADAARVQELEEKVKNLESMMSNIELELDKEKAKSHTEPNFLSLNNDFMFPLRQLRVI
- the LOC109125109 gene encoding MATH domain and coiled-coil domain-containing protein At2g42465-like, encoding MGTQFRKALTLTVTNFSQKSSPINSPPFPSGGCDWIIKVYPKGSGDDNYLSLFLSPDDPKSLGINWKRKANFYFVLLNQSGRELHKTPEIGDQWFCADSLSWDFPQTLPRRKLADKIFLDNDRFKIEIYIKVVEVIEGYHMFPASFTNKLLQSCLAYPDKSEKDTVDVNGFQVLSSQVTSVRQVFDEHPDIAVDIRSKNQVVKTEYMNVLLRVIETIGKPPQSISETELTNVHSELTELTEVGFKVEWLKTKLEELSVEWKKANADGCRIQHLEEHVKNLELIVLDLKAELDMEKAKSTSDAATVLLLQDTLSDLKIELVKEKAKTATATDKFFLLKETYSDLKVELDKEKAKSSSTAAKVLSLEETLSDLKVEFDQKRGTPGTNVLSWEDDDDDLFSNTNCLGIQRKTNVYKRIN
- the LOC104784364 gene encoding MATH domain and coiled-coil domain-containing protein At2g42475-like, which encodes MGFTFEIDNFSEKKDVISSPIFISGGCDWFVRVHPKRYLNKDHVSVYLHVANPESLQPGWKRRAKHSFIMLNQSGEELKRTSEACDLFCNEVPAWGYPKVLPVSKLKEEEFLENDKLIIKVELQVVEVVHKGNASGTEMLDINEKADADGSHVQQVEERVKNPELMELKFKLDYLQTKLEEVSLERRKAEDADRSRVQQLEERVKNFELMGIDSKLDCLKSNLQELSSERKESYYANKSRVIQTEERVKNLELMELDDLKSKLDELSLERKKSDDANESVVTQLDERIKNLELMGLNYKVDLKSKLDHVYLARKKSDDAYRSRVQQLEECFKNLELMVLDLKSELDKEKAKFCDDDFLLVNEFA